In one window of Cololabis saira isolate AMF1-May2022 chromosome 23, fColSai1.1, whole genome shotgun sequence DNA:
- the ints13 gene encoding integrator complex subunit 13 isoform X1, translating into MKMFSVAHKTVFVVDHCPYMSESSRQQVECDVLTKSRAQGVIPLAPVSKSLWTCAVECSLEYCRILYDVYPRDKLVNYIVSDSEFHILNTWRREDQSTHELMSALAAVGPPNPREDPECCSILHGLVAAVESLCQITELQHEKRTALMDTAERVANRGRIICLTNAKSDTHVRMLEDCIQETIIEQNKLAAGSDRLMAIQQCELVLVHIYPQGEDTLVSDRPRKDISALLTSEVHSVRAGRHLATKLNILVQLQFDLASTTITNIPMKPTLNVCEQEEQHANTSANYDVELLHHKDAHLEFFKSGDLHMAGTSTRDNTLKETVTLKWCTPRTNSIELHYCTGAYRISPTDVNSRPSSCLTNFLLNGRSVLLEQPRKSGSKVISHMLSSHGGEIFLHVLNSNRSTLEDPPSISEGCGGRVTDYRITDFGEFMRENRLTPVSESSHDPSGKLPAERAKGQLERYTRYWPMIISQTTIFNMQAVVPLANLIVKETLTEEDVLTCQKTVYNLVDMERKNDPLPISTVGSRGKGPKRDEQYRIMWNELETLVKTHAGATDRHQRVLDCIVACRSKPPEEEERKKRGRKREDREDRTEKNGSKETEDKSWQDSERLKGLLEKEEPESEVIKDSPDSPEPLNKKPRLVQEEVQPPERAKGPVSLLTMWTNRITAANSRKHQEFVGRASSVNNKFELYQHLKDENGMDVHENGKASR; encoded by the exons ATGAAGATGTTCTCAGTGGCACACAAGACCGTCTTTGTAGTGGACCACTGTCCCTACATGTCAGAATCCAGTCGTCAGCAGGTGGAGTGTGACGTGTTGACAAAGAGCCGAGCTCAGGGGGTTATTCCTCTGGCCCCCGTGTCCAAGTCTTTGTGGACCTGCGCTGTGGAGTGCTCTTTGGAGTATTGCCGGATCCTCTATGATGTTTACCCAAGGGACAAACTA GTAAATTATATTGTGAGTGATTCAGAGTTTCACATTTTAAACACCTGGAGACGAGAAGATCAGAGCACTCATGAG CTCATGTCAGCTCTGGCAGCTGTTGGGCCACCAAATCCACGTGAGGATCCAGAGTGCTGCAGTATCTTGCATGGCCTAGTTGCTGCGGTGGAGTCGCTGTGCCAGATCACGGAGTTGCAGCATGAGAAGCGCACTGCTTTAATGGACACAGCAGAGAGAGTTGCCAATCGAGGCCGAATCATCTGCTTAACCAACGCAAAAAG TGATACTCATGTGCGCATGCTGGAGGACTGCATCCAGGAAACCATTATAGAGCAAAACAAGCTGGCTGCAGGCTCAGACAG gCTGATGGCTATCCAGCAGTGTGAACTGGTCCTAGTTCACATCTACCCACAGGGTGAGGACACGCTGGTGTCTGACCGGCCCAGGAAAGAT ATCTCAGCTCTGCTCACCAGCGAGGTTCACAGTGTTCGTGCTGGGAGGCACTTGGCcaccaaactcaacattttGGTCCAGCTCCAGTTTGACTTGGCCTCCACCACCATAACAAACATCCCGATGAAG CCCACATTAAATGTTTGCGAACAG GAAGAGCAGCATGCCAACACGTCAGCTAATTATGATGTCGAGCTCCTGCATCACAAAGACGCTCATCTGGAGTTCTTTAAAAGTG GAGACTTGCACATGGCCGGCACCAGCACTCGAGATAATACGCTTAAAGAGACGGTGACGCTGAAGTGGTGCACTCCAAGAACCAACAGTATAG AGCTGCATTACTGCACCGGAGCCTATCGCATCTCTCCCACAGACGTAAACAGTCGCCCCTCGTCATGTTTGACAAACTTTCTTCTTAacg GTCGATCCGTGCTGCTGGAGCAGCCCAGGAAGTCGGGATCAAAGGTCATTAGCCACATGCTCAGCAGCCACGGCGGCGAGATCTTCCTGCACGTGCTCAACAGCAACCGCTCCACCTTAGAGGACCCGCCGTCCATCAGCGAGGGCTGCGGGGGTCGAGTGACTGACTACAGAATCACC GATTTTGGTGAATTTATGAGGGAGAACCGGCTGACTCCTGTTTCTGAGTCTTCCCATGATCCTTCAGGGAAGCTACCAGCAGAGAGGGCCAAAGGTCAACTGGAACGCTACACCAGATACTGGCCCATGATCATCTCCCAGACAACCATCTTCAACATGCAGGCG GTGGTGCCCCTGGCTAACCTGATAGTGAAAGAGACTCTCACCGAGGAGGACGTTCTGACCTGCCAGAAAACCGTCTACAACCTGGTGGACATGGAGAGGAAGAATGACCCACTCCCCATTTCAACTGTGGGGTCCAGAGGCAAAGGCCCAAAGAG GGATGAACAGTACCGCATCATGTGGAACGAGCTGGAAACCCTGGTGAAGACTCACGCCGGCGCCACAGACAGACACCAGCGAGTCCTGGACTGCATTGTCGCCTGCCGCAGCAAACCCcccgaggaggaggagaggaagaagagggggAGGAAGAGAGAAGACAGGGAGGACAGGACAGAGAAAAACGGCAGCAAAGAGACAGAAGACAAAAGCTGGCAGGACTCTGAAAG ACTGAAAGGTTTGCTGGAGAAGGAAGAGCCAGAGTCGGAGGTGATCAAGGATTCACCGGACTCACCAGAGCCGCTCAACAAGAAGCCTCGGCTGGTCCAGGAGGAGGTCCAGCCTCCGGAGAGAGCAAAAG GTCCCGTCTCCCTCCTCACCATGTGGACCAACCGGATCACCGCGGCCAACTCCAGGAAACACCAGGAGTTTGTGGGAAGAGCCAGTTCAGTCAACAACAAGTTTGAGTTGTACCAGCATCTCAAAGATGAGAACGG GATGGATGTTCATGAAAATGGAAAGGCCTCcagatga
- the ints13 gene encoding integrator complex subunit 13 isoform X2, producing MKMFSVAHKTVFVVDHCPYMSESSRQQVECDVLTKSRAQGVIPLAPVSKSLWTCAVECSLEYCRILYDVYPRDKLVNYIVSDSEFHILNTWRREDQSTHELMSALAAVGPPNPREDPECCSILHGLVAAVESLCQITELQHEKRTALMDTAERVANRGRIICLTNAKSDTHVRMLEDCIQETIIEQNKLAAGSDRLMAIQQCELVLVHIYPQGEDTLVSDRPRKDISALLTSEVHSVRAGRHLATKLNILVQLQFDLASTTITNIPMKEEQHANTSANYDVELLHHKDAHLEFFKSGDLHMAGTSTRDNTLKETVTLKWCTPRTNSIELHYCTGAYRISPTDVNSRPSSCLTNFLLNGRSVLLEQPRKSGSKVISHMLSSHGGEIFLHVLNSNRSTLEDPPSISEGCGGRVTDYRITDFGEFMRENRLTPVSESSHDPSGKLPAERAKGQLERYTRYWPMIISQTTIFNMQAVVPLANLIVKETLTEEDVLTCQKTVYNLVDMERKNDPLPISTVGSRGKGPKRDEQYRIMWNELETLVKTHAGATDRHQRVLDCIVACRSKPPEEEERKKRGRKREDREDRTEKNGSKETEDKSWQDSERLKGLLEKEEPESEVIKDSPDSPEPLNKKPRLVQEEVQPPERAKGPVSLLTMWTNRITAANSRKHQEFVGRASSVNNKFELYQHLKDENGMDVHENGKASR from the exons ATGAAGATGTTCTCAGTGGCACACAAGACCGTCTTTGTAGTGGACCACTGTCCCTACATGTCAGAATCCAGTCGTCAGCAGGTGGAGTGTGACGTGTTGACAAAGAGCCGAGCTCAGGGGGTTATTCCTCTGGCCCCCGTGTCCAAGTCTTTGTGGACCTGCGCTGTGGAGTGCTCTTTGGAGTATTGCCGGATCCTCTATGATGTTTACCCAAGGGACAAACTA GTAAATTATATTGTGAGTGATTCAGAGTTTCACATTTTAAACACCTGGAGACGAGAAGATCAGAGCACTCATGAG CTCATGTCAGCTCTGGCAGCTGTTGGGCCACCAAATCCACGTGAGGATCCAGAGTGCTGCAGTATCTTGCATGGCCTAGTTGCTGCGGTGGAGTCGCTGTGCCAGATCACGGAGTTGCAGCATGAGAAGCGCACTGCTTTAATGGACACAGCAGAGAGAGTTGCCAATCGAGGCCGAATCATCTGCTTAACCAACGCAAAAAG TGATACTCATGTGCGCATGCTGGAGGACTGCATCCAGGAAACCATTATAGAGCAAAACAAGCTGGCTGCAGGCTCAGACAG gCTGATGGCTATCCAGCAGTGTGAACTGGTCCTAGTTCACATCTACCCACAGGGTGAGGACACGCTGGTGTCTGACCGGCCCAGGAAAGAT ATCTCAGCTCTGCTCACCAGCGAGGTTCACAGTGTTCGTGCTGGGAGGCACTTGGCcaccaaactcaacattttGGTCCAGCTCCAGTTTGACTTGGCCTCCACCACCATAACAAACATCCCGATGAAG GAAGAGCAGCATGCCAACACGTCAGCTAATTATGATGTCGAGCTCCTGCATCACAAAGACGCTCATCTGGAGTTCTTTAAAAGTG GAGACTTGCACATGGCCGGCACCAGCACTCGAGATAATACGCTTAAAGAGACGGTGACGCTGAAGTGGTGCACTCCAAGAACCAACAGTATAG AGCTGCATTACTGCACCGGAGCCTATCGCATCTCTCCCACAGACGTAAACAGTCGCCCCTCGTCATGTTTGACAAACTTTCTTCTTAacg GTCGATCCGTGCTGCTGGAGCAGCCCAGGAAGTCGGGATCAAAGGTCATTAGCCACATGCTCAGCAGCCACGGCGGCGAGATCTTCCTGCACGTGCTCAACAGCAACCGCTCCACCTTAGAGGACCCGCCGTCCATCAGCGAGGGCTGCGGGGGTCGAGTGACTGACTACAGAATCACC GATTTTGGTGAATTTATGAGGGAGAACCGGCTGACTCCTGTTTCTGAGTCTTCCCATGATCCTTCAGGGAAGCTACCAGCAGAGAGGGCCAAAGGTCAACTGGAACGCTACACCAGATACTGGCCCATGATCATCTCCCAGACAACCATCTTCAACATGCAGGCG GTGGTGCCCCTGGCTAACCTGATAGTGAAAGAGACTCTCACCGAGGAGGACGTTCTGACCTGCCAGAAAACCGTCTACAACCTGGTGGACATGGAGAGGAAGAATGACCCACTCCCCATTTCAACTGTGGGGTCCAGAGGCAAAGGCCCAAAGAG GGATGAACAGTACCGCATCATGTGGAACGAGCTGGAAACCCTGGTGAAGACTCACGCCGGCGCCACAGACAGACACCAGCGAGTCCTGGACTGCATTGTCGCCTGCCGCAGCAAACCCcccgaggaggaggagaggaagaagagggggAGGAAGAGAGAAGACAGGGAGGACAGGACAGAGAAAAACGGCAGCAAAGAGACAGAAGACAAAAGCTGGCAGGACTCTGAAAG ACTGAAAGGTTTGCTGGAGAAGGAAGAGCCAGAGTCGGAGGTGATCAAGGATTCACCGGACTCACCAGAGCCGCTCAACAAGAAGCCTCGGCTGGTCCAGGAGGAGGTCCAGCCTCCGGAGAGAGCAAAAG GTCCCGTCTCCCTCCTCACCATGTGGACCAACCGGATCACCGCGGCCAACTCCAGGAAACACCAGGAGTTTGTGGGAAGAGCCAGTTCAGTCAACAACAAGTTTGAGTTGTACCAGCATCTCAAAGATGAGAACGG GATGGATGTTCATGAAAATGGAAAGGCCTCcagatga